From the genome of Pseudomonas sp. WJP1:
ACCAGCCCCAGTACTCTTTCATGAGAAAGAGACTGTCATTAATTTTTTTGCGTCAAAGGAAATAAGAAATGTCCCAACGTCAGAGCGGTACCGTCAAGTGGTTTAACGACGAGAAAGGTTTTGGTTTTATCACACCTGAAAGCGGTCCGGATCTGTTCGTGCATTTCCGCGCCATCCAGGGCAACGGTTTCAAGAGCCTGAAAGAAGGCCAGAAAGTGACCTTCATCGCTGTGCAGGGCCAGAAAGGCATGCAGGCTGACGAAGTACAAGCAGAAGGTTAATCTTCTGTAACGAAAAAGCCCCTGATGCTGACATCAGGGGCTTTTTTGTGCGCGTAAATCCGTAAAATGGCTTCTTTTGCGCCCAGAGGCTGCCATGTCGAAACACCTGCTCAAACCCCAGGGCGACTTCCCTGCCGTCGGCCTGGGTCGTCGCCTGGCAGCGATGTTCTATGACTTCCTGCTGTGCACCGCCCTGCTGATCGTCACCAGCGGCGTCTACAAGATGATCCAGATGGCGATCATCGGCGAAGAGAAGATGCGCACCCTCACCGAAGCAGGCGCGCTGGACGGCGATCCACTGCTTTCAACGGTGCTGCTGTTCGTGCTGTTCGGCTTCTTCGCCAAGTTCTGGACCTACTCGGGCCAGACCTTGGGCATGCAGGTGTGGTGTGTACGCGTGCAGAACGCCGATGGCTCGTCCATCAGCCTGTGGCAGGCGCTGTTGCGCTTTGTGGTGTCGATCGCGTCCTTGCTGTGCGTGGGCCTGGGGTTCTTCTGGTCGCTGTTCGACAAGCAGAAGCGCAGCTGGCATGACATCTACTCCAATACCCAGCTGGTACGAATCCCCAAGAAGACCAAATAAATTCGCATCGCACAAATCATTGTAGGAGTGAGCCTGCTCGCGATAGCGGCGTATCAGTCAACATGCATGTGACTGACAGACCGCTATCGCGAGCAGGCTCACTCCTACAGTTTTTTGCGACTAGCTGATAGATCTCAGGCGTTACCGGCCAATTTCATCCGCGCCGCCTGGGTGAAATCCAGCATGCGCTTGAGCGGCCGAATCGCCTGCGGAATCAACGCCGGATCAACAAAGATCTCGTTCGTACCCTCCTTCAAGCTCTTGAGCGTGCGCTCAAGGGTGTTCATCGCCATCCAGGGGCAATGCGCGCAGCTGCGGCATGCCGCGCCGTTACCGGCCGTAGGCGCTTCGATAAAGACCTTGTCCGGGCACAGCTGCTGCATCTTGTAGAAGATACCGCGGTCGGTAGCGACGATCAGGGTCTTGTTCGGCAGGCTCTGTGCCGCCGCGATCAACTGGCTGGTGGAGCCGACGGCATCCGCCAGCTCGATCACCGAGGTCGGCGACTCCGGGTGCACCAGGATCGCTGCATCCGGATACAGCGCCTTCATGTCTTCGAGCTGCTTGGACTTGAACTCTTCGTGAACGATGCAGGCACCGTCCCACAGCAGCATGTCGGCACCGGTTTGACGCTGAATGTAGGTGCCCAGGTGCTTGTCCGGCCCCCAGATGATGGTTTCACCGTTATCCATCAGGCTTTCGACGATTTCCAGCGCGCAGCTCGATGTCACCACCCAGTCTGCGCGGGCTTTGACCGCCGCCGAGGTATTGGCGTAAACCACCACCGTACGCTCCGGATGCTGGTCGCAGAACGCGGAAAACTCATCGACAGGGCACCCTAGGTCCAGCGAGCACGTCGCCTCCAGGGTCGGCATCAGGATGCGTTTTTCAGGGTTGAGGATCTTGGCCGTCTCGCCCATGAATTTCACACCGGCAACCACTACCGTCTTGGCTGGGTGAGCGTTGCCGAAGCGGGCCATCTCCAGCGAGTCGGAGACACAGCCTCCGGTCTCTTCGGCCAGGGCCTGAATCACCGGATCGCAATAGAAGTGCGCCACCAGCACCGCGTCCTGAGCCTTGAGCTCGGCAGCGATGGCGGCACGATAATAAGCTTCCTCGTCGGCGGTCAGCGGCTTGGGCTGCTTGGCGTCGAGGTGGGCTTGAACCAGAAGGCGTTCGGAAATCTGCGTCATGTTCGCAAGACCTGCAGGCGCATTCGCGCGAAAGTCGAGTATACACCCGGCTCCGGACCCATCAGGGTACCGCCGGGAAAGTGAGTATTGATCAGGCACGGACAGCGTTGAAGCTGCGCAAGGCTACAGAATATCGGGAGGATGCAAAAGATGATTCTGACCTGCGCCCTGCAGTGCAGCCCATCAATGGGGCGGTGTTAAATCGAAGGCAAAAAAAAACCCGGAAATCCTCACTTGCGTGGGCCTTCCGGATTTTCTAAACCGCCAAAAATGGTGGGTCGTGTGGGATTCGAACCTACGACCAATTGGTTAAAAGCCAACTGCTCTACCAACTGAGCTAACGACCCGCTGTGTGGTGGCGCGTATAATACTGATTTTTAAGGACTATTCAACACCTATTTTAAAATAATTCAAAAATAAGGTGTTGGGTCGCTGATTCCGGCCGCCGCAAAGCCTTCTGCACGCAGACGGCAGCTGTCGCATTTGCCGCAGGCACGGCCGTCATCGTCGGCCTGATAGCAGGAAACGGTCAGGCCGTAGTTCACACCAAGCTTTACACCTGCCTGGACAATTTGTGCCTTGCTGAGGTTCTGCAGCGGTGCCTGAATGCGGAAGCCATTGCCTTCCACGCCGGCCTTGGTCGCCAGATTGGCCATGCGCTCGAAAGACTCGATGAACTCGGGACGGCAATCCGGGTAACCGGAGTAATCCACCGCGTTGACGCCGATGAAGATGTCCCGCGCACCGAGCACTTCTGCCCAGCCCAGCGCCAGGGACAGGAACACCGTGTTACGCGCCGGCACGTAAGTCACCGGAATGCCTTCGCCCAACTCTTCCGGAATATCGATGCTGCTGTCGGTCAGCGCCGAGCCACCCATACCGTTCAGGTTAAGGCCAATGACCTTGTGCTCGACCACACCCAGGTCGCGGGCGACGCGTTCGGCGGCGTACAGCTCAGAGTGAGAGCGCTGGCCGTAGTCGAAGCTCATGGTGTAGCAGCTGTAGCCTTCGGCACGCGCCATGGCCACGACGGTGGCCGAATCGAGGCCGCCGGACAACAGGATGACCGCACGTTTTTCAGCAGTGTTCAGTGGTTCAGTCATTTCAGCGCCCCGGCTCGTCGTTCCAAAGATATTTATGCAGCTGCAATTGCAAACGCACTGGCAGGTTGTCCGCCACCACCCAGTCCGCCAGGTCTCGAGCATTGAGATCGTGATGGCTTGGCGAGAACAGGACTTCACCGGCGCGCTGGTCCAGACCGTACTGGATCAGCTTGGACACGGACCAGTCGTAGTCTTCCCGCGAGCAGATGACAAACTTCACCTGATCGTTGGGCGTCAGCAGCTCGATGTTTTCGTAGCGGTTGCGGTGCGCTTCCTTCGAACCCGGGGTTTTCAGGTCGACAACGCGACTGACCCGGGAATCTACCGCCGAGATATCGATAGAGCCACTGGTTTCCAGTGACACTTCGTAACCGGCATCGCACAAGCGCTTGAGCAATGGAATGGCATTGGGCTGGGCCAGGGGTTCGCCACCCGTGACGCAGACGTAACGCGGCCGAAAGCCGGCTACCTGCTCGAGAATATCGTCGAGGGTGCGAATCGTCCCACCGGTGAATGCGTAGGCGCTGTCGCAGTATTGGCAACGCAGAGGGCAACCGGTCAGGCGCACAAAAACAGTGGGCAGGCCAGCAGTCCGCGTTTCACCCTGCAACGAGTAAAAAACTTCGGTAATTCTCAATGTGTCTTGCATAGTCGCCACGGGCGTAACAGCTAAACAGGCTGTCCGCCTCCGTCAGGCACTTCAAGGAACCCCGGCAATGCGCAGGCCCCAAAAAGCGTGTTTCATAAAATGGGCGTGAATTCTAACGAAAAAACCCGCGGCAAGCGCGGGTTTCTTCAAAGCGGGTCAAGCAGCCCTTACATTTTCTGCAGGTCACGCTGGGCCAGCTGAGCGGCGGAAGTGCCCGGATACTGGGCCACCACCTGTTGCAGAATGCCTTTTACCTTGTCGGGATGACCCAGGCGGCGCTCTACATCAGCGAGCTTGTACAGCGAGTCAGGCACTTTGGCGTGCTTGGGGTACAGCTGCGAAACCTTGGCAAATGCCTGACCTGCACCTTGCAGATCGCCTTTGGCCAGGTTCACTTCGCCCAACCAGTACTGGGCATTGCCCGCGTACTGGCTGTTCGGGTATTTGCGCAGGAAAGCGGCAAAAGCCTGGCTGGCCTTGTCGAAATCCTTGGCCTTGATCAGGTCGAAGGCAGCATCGTAATAGAGCTTTTCCTTCGCCGGATCCGCCGGCTCGCTACCCGCGGCGGGTGCTTGAGCGGCTGCCGCTCCTGCACCTGCAGCTGCGCCAGCTGCTGCACCGGGGGCATTCAAATCGCCACCGGTGGAAGAATTTTCAGGCGTCGCGGCAGGTGCAACACCGCTACCTATGCGCCGATCAAGATCCTGGTATCGCTCCAGGCTTTCCTGCTTCATGCGCGCTACATCATTTTGCAGAACCTCGATCGCACCTTGCTGGCGCTCGATCTGTTGCTGCATGGATTGCAGTTGGTTGAACAGCTCGCCCTGTGCCGAGACAGGGGCCGAAACCCCTCCCCCGGCATAGGCGCCGTTCGTACCGTAACCTGCAGGCGGATAACTGGTCCCGCTATTGTTATAGCCGGAGTCATTTTCGACCACAGGAACCGCAGCCCACGCCGCAAGCGGCGCAAGGCTGAGAGCCAGAACAGTTACAGCACGACGGCACGTTCGCATGACGAATTACTTACGCAGTTCGACGCGACGGTTTTGAGCCCAGGACTGCTCGTCGTTGCCGGTAGCAACTGGACGCTCTTCGCCGTAGGAAACCAGTTCCAGCTGAGCTGGGGAAACACCTTGCAGTACCAGGTAGCGCTGAACGGCTTTCGCACGACGCTCGCCCAGTGCCATGTTGTACTCACGAGTACCACGTTCGTCGGTGTTGCCTTCCAGAACAACGCGAGCGCCGTTTGCTTTCAGGTCTTTGGCGTGAACGTCCAGAGCGCGCATGGCTTCTGGCTTCAGGTCCGAACTGTCGTATTCGAAGTAGAAAGTGGTGATAGCGCGCAGTGCAGCTTCTTCGCTCAGGGAGCCGTCAACTGCACCAGTGTTTGCGCCGTAACCAGCGTTTGGATCTACCGCGCCTTCACCGGCATTGTCGCCGCCTTTGGACGAGCAACCTACAGCTACAGCCATGGCCAGTGCCAGCGCAGCAAATTTACCAAACTTCAGCATTTCCATCGTGAAACTCCTAATGAACCCCAGTGTGTTAAGTACAACGTATAGCGCCGC
Proteins encoded in this window:
- a CDS encoding cold-shock protein, which translates into the protein MSQRQSGTVKWFNDEKGFGFITPESGPDLFVHFRAIQGNGFKSLKEGQKVTFIAVQGQKGMQADEVQAEG
- a CDS encoding RDD family protein: MSKHLLKPQGDFPAVGLGRRLAAMFYDFLLCTALLIVTSGVYKMIQMAIIGEEKMRTLTEAGALDGDPLLSTVLLFVLFGFFAKFWTYSGQTLGMQVWCVRVQNADGSSISLWQALLRFVVSIASLLCVGLGFFWSLFDKQKRSWHDIYSNTQLVRIPKKTK
- the nadA gene encoding quinolinate synthase NadA, encoding MTQISERLLVQAHLDAKQPKPLTADEEAYYRAAIAAELKAQDAVLVAHFYCDPVIQALAEETGGCVSDSLEMARFGNAHPAKTVVVAGVKFMGETAKILNPEKRILMPTLEATCSLDLGCPVDEFSAFCDQHPERTVVVYANTSAAVKARADWVVTSSCALEIVESLMDNGETIIWGPDKHLGTYIQRQTGADMLLWDGACIVHEEFKSKQLEDMKALYPDAAILVHPESPTSVIELADAVGSTSQLIAAAQSLPNKTLIVATDRGIFYKMQQLCPDKVFIEAPTAGNGAACRSCAHCPWMAMNTLERTLKSLKEGTNEIFVDPALIPQAIRPLKRMLDFTQAARMKLAGNA
- the queC gene encoding 7-cyano-7-deazaguanine synthase QueC; the protein is MTEPLNTAEKRAVILLSGGLDSATVVAMARAEGYSCYTMSFDYGQRSHSELYAAERVARDLGVVEHKVIGLNLNGMGGSALTDSSIDIPEELGEGIPVTYVPARNTVFLSLALGWAEVLGARDIFIGVNAVDYSGYPDCRPEFIESFERMANLATKAGVEGNGFRIQAPLQNLSKAQIVQAGVKLGVNYGLTVSCYQADDDGRACGKCDSCRLRAEGFAAAGISDPTPYF
- the queE gene encoding 7-carboxy-7-deazaguanine synthase QueE gives rise to the protein MQDTLRITEVFYSLQGETRTAGLPTVFVRLTGCPLRCQYCDSAYAFTGGTIRTLDDILEQVAGFRPRYVCVTGGEPLAQPNAIPLLKRLCDAGYEVSLETSGSIDISAVDSRVSRVVDLKTPGSKEAHRNRYENIELLTPNDQVKFVICSREDYDWSVSKLIQYGLDQRAGEVLFSPSHHDLNARDLADWVVADNLPVRLQLQLHKYLWNDEPGR
- the ybgF gene encoding tol-pal system protein YbgF, which codes for MRTCRRAVTVLALSLAPLAAWAAVPVVENDSGYNNSGTSYPPAGYGTNGAYAGGGVSAPVSAQGELFNQLQSMQQQIERQQGAIEVLQNDVARMKQESLERYQDLDRRIGSGVAPAATPENSSTGGDLNAPGAAAGAAAGAGAAAAQAPAAGSEPADPAKEKLYYDAAFDLIKAKDFDKASQAFAAFLRKYPNSQYAGNAQYWLGEVNLAKGDLQGAGQAFAKVSQLYPKHAKVPDSLYKLADVERRLGHPDKVKGILQQVVAQYPGTSAAQLAQRDLQKM
- the pal gene encoding peptidoglycan-associated lipoprotein Pal, which translates into the protein MEMLKFGKFAALALAMAVAVGCSSKGGDNAGEGAVDPNAGYGANTGAVDGSLSEEAALRAITTFYFEYDSSDLKPEAMRALDVHAKDLKANGARVVLEGNTDERGTREYNMALGERRAKAVQRYLVLQGVSPAQLELVSYGEERPVATGNDEQSWAQNRRVELRK